The following are encoded in a window of Scophthalmus maximus strain ysfricsl-2021 chromosome 2, ASM2237912v1, whole genome shotgun sequence genomic DNA:
- the cnot8 gene encoding CCR4-NOT transcription complex subunit 8, translating into MPAALTDSSQIICEVWASNVEDEMRKIRQIIQSYNFIAMDTEFPGVVVRPIGEFRSTVDYQYQLLRCNVDLLKIIQLGLTFMNEDGDYPPGTTTWQFNFKFNLTEDMYSQDSIDLLQNSGLQFKKHEEEGIDTLYFAELLMTSGLVLCENVKWLSFHSGYDFGYLVKLLTDARLPEEEHDFFQILNLFFPAIYDVKYLMKSCKNLKGGLQEVADQLELKRIGRQHQAGSDSLLTGMAFFRMKELFFEDNIDDAKYCGRLYGLGSGSTQPQNGLSGSGQEETNNKH; encoded by the exons ATGCCGGCAGCACTGACAGATTCCAGCCAGATCATCTGTGAGGTCTGGGCGAGCAACGTGGAGGACGAGATGAGGAAGATCCGGCAGATCATCCAGAGCTACAACTTCATCGCCATG GACACGGAGTTCCCCGGCGTGGTGGTCCGGCCGATAGGCGAGTTCCGCAGCACGGTGGACTATCAGTACCAGCTGCTGCGCTGCAACGTGGACCTGCTGAAGATCATCCAACTGGGCCTCACCTTCATGAACGAGGACGGGGACTATCCCCCCGGCACCACCACCTGGCAGTTCAACTTCAAGTTCAACCTCAC AGAAGACATGTACTCGCAGGACTCCATCGACCTGCTGCAGAACTCGGGCCTCCAGTTCAAGAAGCACGAGGAAGAAGGAATCGACACGCTCTATTTCGCCGAGCTGCTCATGACGTCCGGTCTGGTTCTGTGTGAAAACGTCAAGTGGCTCTCGTTCCACAG cGGTTACGACTTTGGATACCTGGTGAAGCTGTTGACGGACGCTCGGCTGCCGGAGGAGGAACACGACTTCTTCCAGATCCTCAACTTGTTCTTCCCGGCGATTTACGACGTCAAGTATCTGATGAAAAGCTGCAAAAACTTAAAG ggGGGGCTGCAGGAAGTGGCAGACCAGCTGGAGCTGAAGAGGATCGGGCGACAGCACCAGGCGGGATCGGACTCTCTACTCACTGGGATGGCTTTCTTCAGGATGAAAGAG cTTTTCTTCGAGGACAACATCGACGACGCTAAGTATTGTGGGAGGTTGTACGGACTCGGCTCGGGCTCCACGCAGCCGCAGAACGGGCTCTCGGGCTCGGGGCAGGAGGAGACCAACAACAAGCACTGA
- the fam114a2 gene encoding protein FAM114A2: MSDSEASAADGPEVMTPEVMTPEVVTPEVVAPEVVAPEVVAPEVMTPEVVTPEVVAPEVVAPEVMTPEVVAPEVMTPDVVAPEVRDGSSPTVPDVSTDVAPTRRARRRPEGKLAAEDEQMAKVEEQSPQMSSESTVAQGGWGYWGSWGKSILSTATATVATVGQGLTQVIEKAETSLGIPSPTELSVQVVEEEEEEKQHQVSSSAAGDGASETDGAVGGAMGMLSSLSSVVQSTGKTVISGGLDALEFIGKKTMDVIAEGDPGFRKTKGLMIRNSTLSQVLREAKQREQLQTEETDSSDPEETKKKKKPLAHYGMLFDEFQGLSHLEALELLSRESEAKVKSVLTTLSGDELQQLRVELQDMKASFSLVEFDDEDVDETKDEDGSEFERELTTALDGLSVAVTAEKLSKACKNVCSQITDMSQSEESEVVSVEEVHAAAIRSLAELTARSIELFHKLAERILFSGGGETEPGVLSQLMVVLCKEISLLSRKFTCRLTSASSEEKRDVLNPLITGVFLEASNSASYIQDAFQLLLPILEISHIQRRTESTGQ, encoded by the exons ATGTCTGACAGCGAAGCTTCAGCAGCCGACGGCCCAGAGGTCATGACACCAGAGGTTATGACACCAGAGGTTGTGACACCAGAGGTCGTGGCACCAGAGGTCGTGGCACCAGAGGTCGTGGCACCAGAGGTCATGACACCAGAGGTTGTGACACCAGAGGTCGTGGCACCAGAGGTCGTGGCACCAGAGGTTATGACACCAGAGGTCGTGGCCCCAGAGGTTATGACACCAGATGTCGTGGCCCCAGAGGTCCGGGACGGCTCCTCGCCGACCGTGCCTGACGTCTCTACAGACGTGGCCCCAACGAGGAGAGCCCGGAGGAGGCCGGAGGGCAAACTTGCAGCCGAGGACGAGCAAATGGCGAAAGTAGAGGAGCAGTCGCCGCAG atgTCAAGCGAGTCCACGGTGGCTCAGGGGGGGTGGGGCTACTGGGGCAGTTGGGGCAAATCCATCCTGTCCACGGCAACAGCCACTGTGGCCACTGTGG gccAGGGCCTCACTCAGGTGATCGAGAAAGCCGAGACGTCGTTGGGGATCCCAAGTCCAACCGAGCTGTCGGTgcaggtggtggaggaagaagaagaagagaagcagcaTCAGG tttcttcttctgctgcaggCGATGGCGCCAGTGAGACGGACGGAGCAGTGGGCGGAGCCATGGGGATGTTGTCGTCTCTCAGCAGCGTCGTCCAGAGCACA GGGAAGACGGTGATCAGCGGCGGCCTCGACGCTCTGGAGTTCATCGGGAAGAAGACGATGGACGTTATCGCAGAGGGAGACCCCGGCTTCAGGAAGACCAAAGGCCTGATGATCAGGAACTCCACGCTGTCCCAG GTGTTGAGGGAAGCGAAGCAGCGAGAGCAGCTGCAGACGGAAGAGACGGACTCGTCTGACCCggaggagacaaagaagaagaagaagccgctCGCTCACTACGGGATGTTGTTCGACGAGTTCCAGGGTCTGTCGCACCTCGAGGCTCTGGAGCTGCTGTCGAGGGAGAGTGAGGCCAAG gtgaagTCGGTGCTGACCACTCTGTCAGGagatgagctgcagcagctcagagtggagctgcaggacatGAAGGCGTCATTCTCTCTGGTGGAGTTCGACGACGAGGATGTCGACGAGACCAAAG ATGAGGACGGATCAGAGTTCGAGAGGGAGTTGACGACGGCCCTCGACGGTCTCAGCGTCGCCGTCACGGCAGAGAAACTCAGCAAG GCCTGTAAGAACGTCTGCAGCCAGATCACTGAcatgagccaatcagaggagagcgAGGTCGTCTCTGTCGAG GAGGTGCACGCCGCAGCCATCAGGAGTCTGGCTGAGCTGACAGCTCGATCCATCGAGCTCTTCCACAAACTGGCCGAGAGGATCCTGTTCTCCGGCGGCGGGGAGACGGAGCCCGGCGTCCTGTCACA gTTGATGGTGGTCCTGTGTAAAGAAATCTCGCTGCTCTCCAGGAAGTTCACCTGCCGCTTAACATCTGCCAGC tctgaagagaagagagacgtCCTCAACCCGCTGATAACAGGCGTCTTTTTAGAG GCGTCCAACAGTGCCTCTTACATCCAGGAtgctttccagctcctcctgccgATCCTGGAGATCTCACACATCCAGAGACGAACTGAATCCACGGGGCAGTGA
- the LOC118300343 gene encoding microfibrillar-associated protein 3-like, with translation MSSCQSPSHLLLSHLLLAALMLLLAGRTAAVGQNRSQAEDLVVKEGSVTLLECNVTEGHADVKWYNSRGALLLDEGPGGKWQIQENGVLNISSVSFEDRGHYTCVAPGDGGGTRNYTVTLRVAYTDSGLGLYYVIVCLVTFTITMILNVARLLMVGSHLKKTERAINEFFRTEGAEKLQKAFEVAKRIPIITSAKTLELAKVTQYKTMEFARHMEELARSVPLPPLILNCRMSPEEGVETANSVSELPGNRPAIGPPPSNRQEEEQEVSRALLSSERRASDAGGVDVTVSVHTVSEK, from the exons ATGTCCTCATGTCAGAGCCCGTCACACCTGCTCCTGTCACACCTGCTCCTCGCCGCCCTGATGCTGCTCCTCGCCGGCCGCACGGCGGCGGTGGGTCAGAACCGCTCGCAGGCCGAGGACCTGGTGGTGAAGGAGGGGTCGGTCACGCTGCTTGAGTGCAACGTGACCGAGGGCCACGCTGACGTCAAGTGGTACAACTCCAGAGGAGCGCTGCTGCTGGACGAGGGGCCAG GTGGGAAGTGGCAGATCCAGGAGAACGGCGTCCTGAACATCAGCTCCGTCTCCTTCGAGGACCGTGGCCACTACACCTGCGTCGCCCCCGGTGACGGGGGCGGGACCAGGAACTACACGGTCACGCTGCGGGTTGCCTACACCGACAGCGGCCTGGGCCTGTACTATGTCATCGTCTGCCTCGTGACCTTCACCATCACCATGATCCTCAACGTGGCGCGGCTGCTCATGGTCGGCAGCCACCTCAAGAAGACGGAGCGGGCCATCAACGAGTTTTTCCGCACCGAGGGCGCCGAGAAGCTGCAGAAGGCCTTCGAGGTCGCCAAGCGCATCCCCATCATCACATCGGCCAAGACGCTGGAGCTCGCCAAGGTCACGCAGTACAAGACCATGGAGTTCGCCCGCCACATGGAGGAGCTGGCGCGGAGCGTCCCGCTGCCGCCGCTCATCCTGAACTGTCGGATGTCCCCAGAGGAGGGAGTGGAGACGGCGAACTCCGTGTCCGAGCTACCTGGGAACCGCCCAGCGATAGGCCCGCCCCCCTccaacagacaggaagaggagcaggaagtgagccGGGCGCTGCTGTCGAGTGAGCGGCGAGCGAGCGACGCAGGCGGCGTTGACGTCACGGTGTCCGTCCACACCGTTTCTGAGAAGTAG